The nucleotide sequence ATCCTGATGCTTTTTTTGCTGTTGATACGCCTTTTGGAATAAAATTTACTAAAGCCGGTAATTTTAAAATTGATAATGATGGTTACCTTGTTACTCAGCAAGGGTATAGGGTATTATCAAGAAATGTTGAAAATAATGAAGGGATAAGAATTCCAAACGGAAACATTTCGATTTTGGGGAATGGTCAGATTACGGTGGACGGCACGGTAGTAGATAATCTTTATGTGGTAGAATTTGAGGATAAGTCAAAGCTTCAAAAGACAGGATATAACCTTTTTACTGCGATAGATACCTTACCGGAAGAATCTGAAAACCCACGTGTAATGCAGGGGTATTTGGAGGAAAGTAACATAAATCCGGTCAGGGAGATGGTTAACATGATAAGCACACACAGAGTTTTTGAGACATATCAGAGAGTTATCAGGACAATGGACACCCTCAATGAGAGAGCGGCAAACGAATTGGGAAAAATAGCTTAAGGAGGATAGATTATGTTAAGAGCACTTTGGACAGCAGCAAGTGGGATGACTACCCAACAAATTAATATTGATAATATTGCAAATAACTTAGCAAACGTAAATAATGCAGGGTTTAAAAAATCAAGAGTTAACTTTCAGGATTTGCTATATCAGGAGCTTCGTCCCGCTGGCGCAATAACTGCTACGGGCATTTCTCACCCTACGGGGATACAGATAGGTCTTGGTTCAAATGTTGTGGCAACTGAAAAGATTTTCAGCCAGGGCAACTTCCAGCAAACAGGTAACATGCTTGATATTGCAATTGAGGGGGACGGTTTTTTTCAGGTTACGCTTCCTGACGGCAATATCGGTTACACAAGAGCAGGTTCATTCAAACTCAACAGCGATGGAGATATAGTTACTCCTGAAGGTTATTTACTTGAGCCAACAATAAATATTCCTGAAAATGCCACAAGTATTTCTATCGGGACTGATGGGACGGTTTCAGTTACTTTACCCGGAGAGGTTGAGACATCTGAAGTAGGAAATATCGAGCTTGCAAGATTTATAAACCCATCAGGTTTGAAATCTATCGGGAACAATATCTATCTTCAGACAGGTGCTAGCGGTGAGCCTACGACTGGTGTGCCGGGTGAAGACGGTATCGGTAGCATTGCTCAGGGTGTACTTGAAATGAGTAATGTAAATGTGGTGGAAGAGATGGTTAATATGATTACCGGTCAAAGGGCATATGAGATAAATTCCAAGGCGATTCAGACCGGAGACGAGATGCTTCAGATAGTTAATAATTTGAAATAAGTTATGGTTAGACTTATATTAATTGTACTTTTAACTTACAGTTTGAGCTTTGCAGGCACATTAACTGTCGATACCGATTGTGTTTATCTTGACGAAATAGATAAAATGTTTGAACACAAGCCTGCCTATTGCGGGCTTGAATACAATGAAAGTGTCAATATTTATCTTACTAAAATTGCACAATTGACTAATTACGACATAAAACTTCTCAGACAAAAATTTCCTGAGAAAATAGTCGTAACGAGGAAAGGTGTGCCTATTGAAGAGAAAGAGATTTTCCAAAAGCTAATAAGTGAGCTAAACAGATTTGAAGGCTTAAAATTTAAGGTTAAAAAGATAAATTATAACAAAACTATATTTGCAAGTGCGAAAGGAGAATTTCAGGTCAGAGTAAAAGAAATTCCATTCGGGTCGACTGATGTTTATATCAATAACGGACAAAGAGAGTATCGAATTTATGCATATGTTGAGACATACAAAAAAGGTTTTGTGGCGACAAGCAAGATTGATAAAGGGGCAGAATTTAAAAATAACTATACAGAGCAGCTTGTAAAT is from Deferrivibrio essentukiensis and encodes:
- the flgF gene encoding flagellar basal-body rod protein FlgF, producing the protein MLNGLYVAASGMLQMEKKLDVLSNNLSNINTAGYKMDTPTFESYLKKEEDFPQDIIRQSKYNQTINAVSRLAEVATDFSSGNIRQTGNPFDLALSNPDAFFAVDTPFGIKFTKAGNFKIDNDGYLVTQQGYRVLSRNVENNEGIRIPNGNISILGNGQITVDGTVVDNLYVVEFEDKSKLQKTGYNLFTAIDTLPEESENPRVMQGYLEESNINPVREMVNMISTHRVFETYQRVIRTMDTLNERAANELGKIA
- the flgG gene encoding flagellar basal-body rod protein FlgG; protein product: MLRALWTAASGMTTQQINIDNIANNLANVNNAGFKKSRVNFQDLLYQELRPAGAITATGISHPTGIQIGLGSNVVATEKIFSQGNFQQTGNMLDIAIEGDGFFQVTLPDGNIGYTRAGSFKLNSDGDIVTPEGYLLEPTINIPENATSISIGTDGTVSVTLPGEVETSEVGNIELARFINPSGLKSIGNNIYLQTGASGEPTTGVPGEDGIGSIAQGVLEMSNVNVVEEMVNMITGQRAYEINSKAIQTGDEMLQIVNNLK
- the flgA gene encoding flagellar basal body P-ring formation chaperone FlgA — translated: MVRLILIVLLTYSLSFAGTLTVDTDCVYLDEIDKMFEHKPAYCGLEYNESVNIYLTKIAQLTNYDIKLLRQKFPEKIVVTRKGVPIEEKEIFQKLISELNRFEGLKFKVKKINYNKTIFASAKGEFQVRVKEIPFGSTDVYINNGQREYRIYAYVETYKKGFVATSKIDKGAEFKNNYTEQLVNITNIRDMLADDLDEKLAKSTIYTGKPILEKNTYRKPDIFKGEKVKILFRDKFIAVATVGEVLENSYIGEKLQVKNLDSGKILTAVYKGEKTALVVF